The Carassius gibelio isolate Cgi1373 ecotype wild population from Czech Republic chromosome B5, carGib1.2-hapl.c, whole genome shotgun sequence genome segment GCTACAGGCGCCAACATAGTTTTATACTAAATTAATATATTCAGAGCTGCAAAGTatcaatagaaaacagttaaatatttttttaaaaaactgtgaTATACTTTGTTAAATAACAGCAAGTGATTGCTATTTGTGTAGCGTGAATAAATGCATACCAAAATAATAACCCAAAAATATACAACCATATACcgaattattattagttttattaattgagatttatgcatcatctgaaagctgaataaataagctttccattgattgaTGGTTTGTTGGGATAggacagtgatcctcaaatctggttcgcgggatccactttcctgcagagtttagctccaaccctgatcaaactcacctacctgtgattttctaatgatcctgaagacactgattagcaaactcaggtgtgtttgattagggtttgagctaaactctgcaggaaagtggatctcgagagccagatttgaggataggacaatatttggtcgagatacaactatttaagtatctggaatctgagggtgcaaaaaaaaaaaacaatctaaatattgagaaaatcgcttcTCAAGCTGtctaaatgaagtccttagcaataaataatactgatcaaaaattaagttttaagatatttaagatattACGGTAGGAAACttagaaaatatcttcatggaaaatgatctaatatcctaatgatttttggcataaaagaaaaatcaatcatctTGACCCATACAACGTATTTTCCGCTATTGCTACtaatatacccatgctacttatgactgggtttgtggtccagggtcacaaatgtttcTAATCCATCCCTTATGAGATTCTGTGTCAGGATGCTGCTCAGAGAGTGAGTGAGATAGTAAACCACCAATCCTAGACATGAACAAAGGGACATACATCTCTGTACATGTGCTGCTCCCTCTCGTTCTCCTCCACATGAATGTGTGAGGAGGCGTTCTCCAGATACAGCCTCCACACCTCCCTCTTCTCCCCCTGCGTTTCCAGTCTGGTGTGAAAGACAGTCAAATACACCTTCTGTTATCACAATGAACTCATCCCAATATTATTCACAAGAGAAGTTGACAGAAGTGGTAGGTCTTGCCTGTAGGCTCCTCTATTGTTGTTAAAATCAGGTTTTATTGTGATTACTCCATTACTGTCTGCTTTTATGGTGCATAATATATATTCATTCTCTTTCAAGCCCAACCTGTAAAACAGTCACATGTCTGGTTATGTCACATTactttaaatgggtcatatcaTATAAAATAGTTTAAGTAAAgtatttttctttgtatttttgaaaTAACTGTGTTCGTAACATTTCTGTAGATTATTTACCTAGAAGTTTTAAAGATGGAGCAACAAAAATGTCAGTTTAATTTTATAGGTAAGATAGAAAGTAGAAAAtggtgatataaaaaaaaaaaaaaaaaaacttcaaatgcATTATCAATGGACCTCCTGTCATATAAATGATAAGACAATGTATGATATGTTTAAGTGGATAAAGAAGAGTATTGTCACACTTACTTTCCTGAAGGCCCCAGATCTCCCATGATGTACATGGCCTGCACTGGTGTGTTGATGATGTGACTGTTCTTTATGAACTCCTCCGAAGGCTCCCATGTGATTAAACGGGACTTGGGAACATTAGACTCTCTTagatgtgtttaaaaaataaataaaatgaaaacaaggtAAACCTCCTCAACTTTTCAAATATGATAAaggctttacaaaaaaaaaaagcacttcaaAGACAACTATATACTATACTTCTAGGTGCACTTACACAGGACGTCTCTCTTGTCTCCTGTGCCTAACATTGGCCATGCGTTCTGCTAAAAAGGTTGGTGTAGGCTGAGCTGGGATCAGCAGACTCTGAGCTTGCTGTCGATACAATCACAACTTCAGAAATCTGGAAAAACTCATGCAGCCTAAACATCCATTGGTGAATCTCACCAAACCCGTCGAAACCATATCTGGGTCATATCTAACACCAAACAATTCAATATttattacacaaataaataagaaatttaaTTAGCTTAAAGGAAATTAAACCTAATTTCAAAATATGAAGAAtctgtattgtgatgttttcatgacAATTCTTAATTTGTCAAATTGTCTTTTGGCGAGAAACCTATTCCAATTTCAATTCAAGTCACTGGGAACTGAAACGGTTTGGTTATTAgccttctttaaaatatatatttttgtgtgtgtgtgtacagcagAAGTAATAcattcttacaggtttggaatgacaaagaggtgagcaaatgatgacctAAAATGATGTTTGATTCTCTTTATGCAATAAAATgtcgtatttttatttatttatttttttgattttgtgATGAAATATGACCTTGGTATGTTTCTGTcaggtttaaaaaagaaaacggtAGAGTCAACCGACCTCTTCCCATTTGGAGAAGCGATCAAAGTCTGTGTAGGTGAAAATGCGCTGGTTTTGTCTTCTTCTGGATCTTTCCATTGCCATTATTTCTGTGTGATACTGACGCTCCAGTGGTGTTTGACAATTTGACTCTGTTTGGTAAAGATCCACTTCATACTGCATGTAAATGACAAAGCAGAACTCATCAGATACACTAAGAAAACTGACTATTTAGCACAGGGTGACCACATGTGCTCATTTCCCAGTTTTTGTAGTATTGCCCTTGATTGGAGCTGTTCCAGTTTTAGAGCATGTTTGAAACAGCTCACAGATACAATGCAAAAAAGCCTGACTAACATAGCCAGCTGGTTATCAGAGCAATCACGTAGTGATTATTTGCACCAATAAATTCGGCTGCAAACTACATTGATCACTTGGTCATGCGCTGCTACTTCAGTTAAGAAGAACTTGACCTGGTTGAGAGCGGAGCACTAATATTATCGATGaccaaaagagacaaaaaaaaaaaaaaaaaagaacagctaaACATTAACACCTGCAACAATTACAtttgcagaaaacacacactttgtgttcaaaatgagtctaaaatgaaaaataacaagcCTAATTAAGGATAGTAATAGTCATTTCCATGCACAAACCTAAAATACCATTTGAATAGTTTATAAAAGTGATGAAAGGAAATTAAAGTGTTAGGTACCctagaaaatgtttaaaatagttatttatcatatgttcttatataatgtgttttggtAAAGCCTTGTTAGTCTTGCACTGCTTGCTATTCACAATGGTTACTATAACTATAGTGTGACTTACGGTGTATTACAACcagtccaaaaatcataacaatcAAACtaacataataattattaattttaataaaagcaCAGGAAACACCCACaacaattaaacaaaacattacattgtccccatttttacaaaaaaaaaaaataataataataataacaatataatacaaAGTGAGATTTCAATGAAATATTGACCACTTAAATAGTAAATCTCCCCAGTTTCCTTCTTTGAAATCTGGTCAGTTAAGTAGCACACACAGCTTTGATCTCACTAGTGACCTACCTGACTAAAGAACTTCTCTTGCCAACCAACCACCAGTTCCTCCGCATCAGTGGCTGtgttagaaagagagagagaaaatgattaTCCACCATATGCCAGTGAATTGACAGCTTTATATCAGTATCCTTCACGTACTGGAAGCTGCTTGTGTCTGAGAGCTGAAGGTGTCCAGCTCTATAACTCCTCTCTCCTGCTGAGAAAGCACTTGCTGATGGAGATGTTGAGACAGAGCAGCTGTGGAGGTCACACGCTGTATGCGCACtctaaaacagaaacaaaacagtaACACTAGTATCATATGTAATAcatgttgttttgtttatcatATTTAGTGACTTAAAGTgtcatgtacagtatatagaGTGGTGCACggatttgttgtttttaagaatACCATGGTATTTGATATGGTAAAGACGTTTGGTACACTTAATAGTACGTTAACTATTATTATAGATGTCAAGTACACTCAGGCGACGTCACTTACCGTATTCGTAAGTTTTTAACTGCATCCCGGGAACGGTAAACCGATTCACCGGTGTCAGTGCACCAACCCTCGGCCATGTCTGACACTCGGCCTCAAAAGATAGAAGTCTGTAGGTTCAGTGTATCATTTGCATCGGTTGACTATTAAAAACGCACAGCAAGCATGAGCAAGCATAAGCAGCTTTGACTGATTTAAGTTCCTTAATGCAATCCTCCGGTAGGAAGTTAATACAACACACCAGAGCGTCTCGTTGCATAGTAACACACTAACGTTACCGGAAGCAGCCGGAAGTCACTCATGCGCATGCTCGGTGCGGATATAAATACCCTGTTCTCAAACCAGCTAGCACTGCTTTTTGATTCAGTAGTTACACAAAACGGGGCTTATAACTCTGATCTGGGAGCAGAAGTGATAGTAAACAGTCTGGGCTTCACGTTCACATTTGACCACTGCTAGTGAACTGAAAGCTGTTCCACgtggttttgtttgttgttgaaaAATGAATATAGTGTATTGGATGTGGCTGAGGTCGGTTCTTTTTAAATCATGTCCAGTTGACAAGTGCCCAAAACTGCTTTACAAAACTTCACCTCGTTTGGAATTTCAGTGGGATTTACATGTTTAGACGTAGGTCCGATGTTCAGATATCGGACGTTTATCTGATTTAAAACCTCATATGGAAGTGACTCAGAACGGATGCAAAAAATCGGATCTTGTGCAGATTGTTATGTTTACGATCTGTGTCACATGTGAGTAAAAACAGATTTTTGGTGCCAGTGTAAACGTAGACTAAGTTTCCAGTAGAGGGCAGTTAACTCAAATGTCACTTGGTTTAGCTCATGGTTTTACAAATTGGTCCAGGTTGCCATAGCGATTGATTTACTggcgatttttatttattagcgaTGCTAACTCATCAAAATCAACAATTGAGCCCAAACAAAATGATGAATACGTGATCAAGTGTTATTGAAGTGAATTCCATCAGGTGAATACTAGTGTcactaattatataaataataattatatatataactgcAAATAAGCACAAAATGGTATAAATATGAGTACAATTATTAAGAGAAGCAAGTTTAATTTTGGGgcaaaaaaatctgaaagaaGTCCCATAAATTATGTTTCGTGGTaacaaaagctatatatataaataaatatatatatatatatatatatatatatatatatatatatatatatatatatatatatatatatatatatatgtatatttgcaaGGAGAGCATCATACTTctcaaaacgaaaaaaaaaactatagtgggaaaagagaaagaaatgaagatgAAATTAAGGAAAAATGAATTTATGAAATGTtgtcaaaaaaagtaaaacaaaatagaaaatccTTCATTTGGTGTTTTTGCTACTTAATTGAGTTATGAAACAGTTTTTCATAATATAAAAGCTTAGTGAAAGGAAAATCCCATCTGTAGCCTGTAGAGGGCAGTTTAAGAAAACTGTTGAGGTTTTAGACCGTCTCCCTAGTTCTTTTGAGAAACACATCTCATAATTAAGTTAACTATCAGGATTTCCATTGTTTAATAGCTAAAAGCTCATTGTTCTTGATATTATAGGTGAAAGCGGAAGAAGGTTGGCAAGTAGTTGGTAGGCCACTGTTGGGTTAGAGGAACACGGTCCTGAATCCACAGTTATGCCATGTTCAGATTTCAAGATGTCCAGACCTACACTACTGTTAATGGGTAAGAGCAAGTGTGTGTTCAGACATATTTAGACTCATAATTGTTGTGTTCTCTTTGCGTTACActggtctgtctgtgtgtgtgctatCAGGTGGAGAGGGTGATGGTCTTTCTCCAGAGCTGTGTCAGATGTGTGACGTCCTGCTCACTATCCCTCCGAGCAGGAACCTGCGCCCTGGAGTAGAATCTCTCAATGTGTCTGCAGCCACAGGTATgttaatataagtaaatattgttcTCAATTTCTGGTAACCTTacaatttatttgttaaaaattaaaCACAGCTCAggaaaaacataaattatttcttaattttttttttacatttgaaaaacatgaatttacatttttaaagtttgtataaaaaaaaatgaaaatcatttgtaaatgtttatttttttagtcaATGTGTCTGCAGACATTGTAATGAAATCTGCCATATAACTTTATTCACTTCTAGGAGGCAAGTGTTATCGAATGTGTAGATGATATGATgtagtttttttataaaaactatttctTTCAAATTTATCACAGAGCTTTAGATGTTGTGAATCAAACAGGCccgctgagtttttttttttttttttttcagatcggCCTCTGTTAACCTTATAGGTGTTTATTCATCGCTTATTGTGCGATTCATCACTCATTGTGTCTATAAGGACAAATGTCCCTATAGACACAATGTTATAAAGAGTCTTATAGCATTTTGGACCAAAATTGTGCATATAGATTTTTATGTTAATAGGACAAGCGGTTGCATAGTTATggccatttttagttttttatagcCCCACTAAGTGGCCAAACTCAACAATGTTTTTCATGTGACCTCAGATCTTACATTGTAAAGTGAATTTGGTGAAGATTTctcattctgttcaaaagttagaGTATTGCCATTTTAGTAAAATCGGCCCTGCCCTTTTTGAAGGTTTAGAAAGtacagctttttttaaatataattattgatattcgtTCTCCAGAGAATAGTTCTAGTTCACAAAAGTAAGTTTTTCAAAAAATCCAGAATACTTGAAAATTTTGCCAACATGACAGCCGAATCCGAAGCGTGTGCTTTGGTTGACGTAATCCAAGGTTTCTACGACATAAAACACGAGTCTGCGATGAACTGTTTAGGTGTTGTGAACAATTTTGTAGTTTTGACCTCTGTAGCGCTCCAGTCGGTGACGTTGTAGATGGTGTGTATACCATCCCTCCAAGTATCACATCTCAATGACAACTGAAGGTTTATAGTCTGCTTGATCATGTTTTACAAGGAGATTGCTGATCCTTGGTCATTCTAACAATTACAATATGATTTCAGCACtatgtgcttgaacccctaaaaaataatatagaaaaagggtttattttaaatagttaaccAGATTTCATTGAGATTCAGGACTATAGATCAATAAAACATATTGATTGTTATTTCATAATGTATTTCAATGTAGTTCAGtcattttcttttaatgtatTGAGGTTTTTTCCTTCTCCCAGGCATTCTGCTGCACTCTCGTCCGTCCACACACACaggaagaagaagatgatgatggcAACAACGACAAGGCAGCAGCATTATTTACTCAGACGTCTCTCATTAGCTCCCTACAGTGATTAATGACTGGATTACTTCATCAATTAACAGTCTGAGAGTCTGGAGAGGCTCATTGATCAGATAAAGAGAGGCTGTAGATGCATTCTGGACCAGTTACTGACTATGACCACCTTGTTTAAGACAAGACCTTCGCTACACAGGGTCACTGGGGGGAAACATGCTTTTAGAAACAGAGGTGTAATTATTTATTCTCTTCATGAAGGAAGTTAGTTCATGTGCTTTATTACTGTACACAATTGCTACATGCGGATTAATTAAAAGTAATGCTAATTTTATTGATGataattatattacttaaaaCTCAATAATAATTAACAGTATTTGAAGCAGCATGGATTAAACAGTACAACAACACACATAGAACTGTAGGCTAACATGGCTGTGTGTTGTGGGATGCAGTATTTTCACAGTGTATTGCTTAAATGTAGGTCATCCAGGTACTGTATTTCATGTGTATGGTAAAAATGTGTCCCACTTTAAATTAAGTGGCCTCAACTATTGTGCAATAGCATCAaataataagtacaatgtacttattgtattcatattgcatgcataattgccgctattgaggtgggatatgggtaaggttagggacaggtttagtggtatgggtaggtttaagggtgggttaagatgtaaataaataattacagatgtaattatgttcaggtatttttaaaaatataagtacaatgtaaaaacatgtacacaatagGTGCACTGTACtaaattattcttttaaatgtgaatacatagtagttaaggccatttaatataaagtgggacctgaaaagtttacattttcagTGTGCACTACAGCCTGTACATGTATATACACTTCAGAAATAGAGCAAGTTCCATCCAATCAGCAGGTGGCActgcatatatgtatatagctagcatgtgaacattttttttctgtgacagtCAAGATGAGGGATTGACACATGGATGCTGGTGCTAGACCAGTAACATCTAACAGCGTTTACGTGAAGTTCACTGAATGGATATCTCACACCTCCATTTCCCTTCACGCTTCAAAGCGAGATGCTGACTGCAGGTTATGGACCAAGATGGTTTACAATTAAACTAAAACGTGCACGATTGGCAAGCCTGCGGGGGGCAGGACAGGACGATTAAGCTGCTAATACTATAGACAGTTAGAGCTCACTTTAATTTCACCCATAGCTGCAGGGGAGAGGGAGATCTGAGATGAGATTGAATGTAATGAAGCACTCTATTGTTTTTACAGGGAAGACTGATCTGAAGGTCTTTGTGACAGGAACAGCTATCCTCTGATGTGTCTCACAAAACTGACAATTTGTTAATCCTTCCAATTGTTAAATGGACAGAtatgtggattattattattattatatattttttttcaatttgattaaaattagattgctacatttattttgatactgatttcattgcTTTGAGACCTCATTGGAGGAGAACTAAGGCTTTTGAGGTCATCTCATAGTCTACATTTGAGTGTTTGTAAGACCAGGGTTATTACAGTTAATTAaacttcaataaaaataaaaacattaattaaaataaatattaaataaataagaatcagatacataaaaatatgacacacacacacgcacatatatgtATAAGCTCCATTATTACTAGTCATTAGTAGTATTGATCATTGGTATGTTCAAAATAGTGTTACACTACATTAGTAGTGGTAAAATAATATGTAGTTATGTATGGAACTATGATCAATgtatgttgttttttaattttatagaaattaaatagaaataaactGGATTGATTGGTTAATTGAGAACAAGACGAAAAAAATAAAgccattttcttaaaatattccGTTCACTATTTTTGCTTATTAATGATTCAGTGTAGAACATTAACATCCGTGGAAC includes the following:
- the mks1 gene encoding Meckel syndrome type 1 protein; amino-acid sequence: MAEGWCTDTGESVYRSRDAVKNLRIRVRIQRVTSTAALSQHLHQQVLSQQERGVIELDTFSSQTQAASTTDAEELVVGWQEKFFSQYEVDLYQTESNCQTPLERQYHTEIMAMERSRRRQNQRIFTYTDFDRFSKWEEQAQSLLIPAQPTPTFLAERMANVRHRRQERRPVESNVPKSRLITWEPSEEFIKNSHIINTPVQAMYIMGDLGPSGKLGLKENEYILCTIKADSNGVITIKPDFNNNRGAYRLETQGEKREVWRLYLENASSHIHVEENEREQHMYRDLYTRHKDYLNSLVGQDFEMPPPGILRLIVNGEIVSAQGYEYDNLYVHFFLDLPNNWSSVPFHCLSGVTQTCRTHSVEKEDVAFFSYPFSFETFFHKEDESDGSMPQWPVLYFKVLSLDFWQRYRTEGYGFLVIPSMPGYHRMTCHTWRPLQSGTVAELRRFFIGGAPELEDISYVRVPGTFKGERLSRFGFRTQTTGSVTFTLNCIQHARAFIDAITLKKRRQTVLDQLGGHSQQGSVYNVLEAFQRARKRMQEARDTLPRDLINTSAQLNSESSA